AGCATCACGACCTCACCTGCTCCTTTGCCTGCTTGATGAAGCCCTGCACACGATTCAGGTGGGGCCGGTTGATGAGGGCTCCCATCCGCGTGTCCTCCAGAAGAGGGTCCCCAATTTTGATTTTCTGGGTGCGTTTCACCACCTCCTTCGTGAAGGTATCCAGGATCTTCCTCTCCACAAACACCCTGGTGCCATTGcagcacacctgggacacaggacaggcagctcAGAATagaaaacacagcactgcacagtCCTTCCCTGCTTGGAAGAGGCTTTTGGAAAAGCTCCTTGTCCTTTGGGGACAAGGAACACAAGGAGATCACCCTGGGGCTGTGACTGCACTCAACAGTCCTTGCTGGACACCGTGGTTCTGATGCCACCAGGTGGCAAAAACGCATCAGGTCACCAGCAGCAAAGACCTTGAGCTGACTCCTGAATTCCTAGAAATTACCCTGCTGAGCAAATTTGCCAACAGGATTGCACAaaacctgcagcacagggggatATCCCGAATTTGGGAAGGACAGAAGCCTGTCCTCAGGCTCAGCACACCAGGCTGgaacctgctgctcctccaggggacaccagcacagcttctcctgaGCTATGAGTGCCACGCtggtgcccagggcacaggagcagctgtgctgagctgggtgcttggtgccagggaaggacaggacacTGGCTAAGTGTGCCCTGTGGCTAAGGCACACTCTGCTGGGACACCCTGGCTCCTTCCAGGGCATGCTTTGTGACACTGCCCAGGGAAAGGTGTGGCAGGATGGGAGCCCCAGGGCACCCCTGACTTACAGGAGGGCACAGGCTGgccccaccctgccccacagacacacacacctCGCCCTGAGTCAGGAAGTTGGCCATGAGGGCTCCCTTCACAGCATTCTCCAGGTCAGCATCTGAGAAGATGATGAGGGGGGATTTGCCCCCCAGCTCCAGGGTGACTGGCTTTATCCCTTTAGCTGCCATCTCCATGATCTGAGGGGAACAAGGACACAAGAGACAAGTGATCCACTGGCCAAGGGGAGCCTGGGGGGGAGAGGCAAGAGAGACACAAAGGGCTAATCACCAACAAGAGAAGCAGCACAAAGGGCAAGATGGGCTCCCTAGATGTGGTGAGTTCAGATGAGGACAGCCACAGAGGGTCTGGGGGTACAGATAAAGCCAACAAAACCTGGAGAGGCATTTGCAGGAAGTCTCATGCTCAGTGTAAGCTGCAGGCAGCTTTAGCTGCCATCTGTCACTGCAACTCACAGGTATACACACATAGGGAGCATTCATGGGACATTTCCCCTCCTTCAACTCAGAATTTATTCCCaaaagtcttttttttattttggaataatAAACTGAGGGTGAGAAACTCACAGAAACTATCCCCTTGCTTTAAAACAGTAGGTAGCATGAAGCTTTAGTGCTTTATAGCAGCCAGAACCACATTTTTCTAGTGCTGCTGTTTCATGTACTCTCCTCCCAACATCAACACCCACCTGAGCAGCTCAGAGACTTCACTGCAAACAGGGGCTAAGCAAGTGAAGCTGTCCAAGGGGTCCACTCTCCCAAGCTCATGCCCAGCAGGTTAACTGGATCCCCAGCATGACCCTCTATGTGCTGCAACCTCCTTGCCCAGCCCCAAAAATGCTGCCACACTCACAAGCCCCATGCAGAAAAGCTCAAGGGGGTATCAACTACAGACTGATTGTAGTTGATACAACCCTTGTCTCAAGGTGTCTTTACCTTCATGCCAGTTGGCACACTGCCAGTGAAAGAGATTTTGGCCACATCTGggtgctggcagaggagctggcCCGTGGCAGCCCCACCCTGCACCACGTTGAAGAGCCCCTTGGGCACTCCAGCCTCTGTGAAGATCTCTGCCAGCCTCACCACAGAAATAGGGGTGAAGGGTGAAGGCTTGAAGACCATCGCATTGCCTAAGGGAACCCAGACACAGGCGAGGTGGGGTTAACACCCAAACTGCTTCAGGGAACAAACAACAACAATCCCCACCCCACACTGTGAGTTTGTCTCAACAGAGCCCAGAAGCTTCccccaggagaggaggaaacaCCTTCAGTTGATcactgctgctggggagaggctgggggAGATGGCGCTGCTGGTCTTGCCCTGCAGACACTCCCAGAGACCTTCCCCATCTGGTACAAAGCCAAGCTATTGTGTTTTTCTGGATGCACTCCTAACCTCTCAACATCTGACACGTTCCTCCTCgcatttcccttccctttctgcCAGAGGAACTGCCTGAACATTCTGCTAATCCTTCAACACTTCAAGGCAATCATAGACTTCATCCCAGAGATCACTGTGCCCCACAGGATCACTTGGCTTTGAGGAGACACTGGGGTGGGCAGAAAGGCTCCATTACCACAAGCCAAGGCGGGGCCAGACTTCCAGCAGGCAATCTGGAAAGGGTAATTCCAGGCTCCAATGCCAACACACACCCCAAGGGGTTCTCTCCGAGTGTACCCAAAGGATCCCCCTGGAAGCTGGATGTGTTCACCTGCAAAGAAACAGCCAGAGGGTAGAAAAGAGCAAAGTCCCTTCTTGTCTGGTCAGAGCCCCAGGGGTCAGGTCTGGCTTtgcctgggagcagaggcacagTTTTACCCCAGCAAGCTCACAGAAGGCGTGTGAGTGCTTTCAGAAcccttccaagctctttaggAATGGCCCATCTCTCAGGGAAATCAGCAGCAAAGATGGCTTTGTGCCACTGGAGTTAGCAGGGAAGGTGGGACAGAGAGCAAAGAGCAAACTGCAGTAACTCCTCACCCGCCAGAGATCCTGCCAGCCCTGCGTAATactccaggcactgccaggatATGTCGATGTCCACTCTGGCCTCAAAGATGGATTTCCCATTGTTGATGGTCTCCATGGTGGCAatttcctccctctgctcctgtgagcagcacaggacagaGACAACATGTTAGAGAAGCTGAGCAGAACACCACAAGGAGACAGCACACAAATCCCAAACGAGATCCTGCCACGAGAAACGGGCATCTCCAAAAGGGACATTCCCAACTGCTGTTTATCAATGTCCCCATGGTGACTGAGTGCAGGGCAATGTCAGAGGGAAAGCTGCAGGGGTTCACTGCTGGTCCAGTCTTGTTTAACATCcctgtttatctaaaagatgAACAAACATGAACTTAGAGAAGCCGTCTGGCAAACAATGATAGAATTCGCAGAACTGAACCGCAGTGCTCAGGGAAGAGCAAACAGCAAGATCAGGATGGAACCAGAGGCCAGTGAAGAGGGACAAAGCAATGCAGCAGGGAGACATCCTTTAACAGAAATGTCACCCTGCTCTGGAAGtctggaaaaagcaaaagtttGGCATAAAGGAAAGTTCTCTCATGACTTATACACACTGGGGAAGGTCTGGGTTCTTACAGATGTGTAAGAACTTAATGGAGATTAACTTGATGGAGATTAACTCTGAAGCCCAAGGACCTGTTATCTTAGAAAGGAGTCTGAGTTAAACCTCACTTATGTGCATCCTCCCATGTGTATTATCTGACAGATAAAAAACCAGTACTCCTACTTTCTCTTATTGCCAGGACACATTCCAGTCATGTAACAACAGCCTCCAACAAGCCAAAAGTTCAGCCATGCCAGTTATGCAACTTCAGCTCTGAAACTGTGTGCACTGAAATTTAATCTTTGCAGCTGTTAAAAGAACCACAAAGCCTGCAAGATGCCAAATGGGCCGCTTCAGTTTTATGCTGTCTAACAGAATTCAGCTGAGAAAGCACACAGTGGCCTTGAATCCAGTGATAAGGCCAAAGCTGCAGGCACGGATGCTGACTCCAGTGATAAGAGCAAAGCCCTGCCTGAGACAGCCTCCTGTCTCTTCTGGCCAAAGGTGGGTTTTAACTCCTGAGCaactcctggagctctgcaagTCCTGCTGAAGCCTCCAAGAGCCACAATAAGCCACAAGGAAGCTCAGAGACAGAACCACCCCTGTCCCTTCCAACATACCCGAATAATTCTGGCAGCCTCCAGCATCACTCGGCACCGCTCCATGCCTGacatctgactccatattttaAAGGCAGCTTTTGCACTCTGCACAGCCAGATCAACTTCcttctccccagagcagggcagcttgCACAGCACACGACCTGGGCACGTTTTTGAACAGGGAATAAATGAGACGGAAATCTCAGAAAAGGGGTCCAGAATGTGGTTTACTTGCACCAGACCCCAGATACTTCAGTCAAGCCAATTACACCAGGCACAGAATTTCCCACTGAAACCCACTGATTTGTAATCAAAATTCAGCCAGAGAAGAGGTGCTGCAATTCAGCTGGTTCCAATTAAAAGAGCTGACATTGCCCACAGTCGTGTTCTGGTTACTAATTACCTCCAGTTGCTACAAAATCTCTGGCTTTTCCAGTTGAGTTTGTTACACTTCCACCACCCTCTTCAAGGCTCTCGTTACACATTCCCCCAGGAGGGTTAAACGCTTAGAAACGATTCTGCTGAACGCTACACACCGATAACTACAATTACATAACTACAGAGATATTTAAATCGGGGAGGTTTGCCAAAATCAGGCAGTGACAGAGCGAGAGCTGATTTTTGCACGAAGAACGATGATGGCCAAACACTGAGGCAGAGCTCCGCCACTGCAGCAGCGGTGGCCGAGGGGCAGCAGGACACCGCATATGTGACACCCGGGTGAGCTGGGGGAAAGCCGAGGACACCGGGCCCTACAGGcacagagctctcccagccctcggAGCTTTCCCCGGTCGGTACCTGTGGCCGGCTCGAacacctcctccagctgcccgCCGTCGGCGGGCTGGACGCGGGCTCCCGCGCGGTAGTTGAGGGGCTGCTGCACGGTGAGGGTGCCGGTGGCGGAGCTCATGGCGGCGAGGCCGGGAGCGACTGAGCGCAGCCgggggagctggaggaggaggctggggagCCGGGAATGTGCCAACATCGGCGGGATGGATCCCGTGAGGCGCCGCGGCCGGGAAGCGCCGCCTCTCCCTCAGACGCCTTTTCACCGTCagggcccgccccgcccggggcGTGCCGCCCGCCAGGCAGCCGAGCCCGCTCCCCAGCACCCAATTAAGAGACGTTCTTAACATAAATTAACATGCCCATGCCGTTTATTACTCAGAAACAAAGGTCGCGCTATCTTCCGAGAGAAGTTTCTTGGTTGGATGAACGAACAACCGCTGGTGGAACGCTCGGAATGGATGATGGTGTCAATAGTGCATAGCCGGGGTTCAGACGGGCGATGCCTGGTGCAGAATCCCTGTTGTCAGCTCCCCAAGgcaggctggtggcactggcCAGGCTTCCCTGAGGGCTCTGCTTCAGGAGAACTTCCCTGCCTGAGGTGGGGGGCCAAGGAAGCCTCCTGCCTGCTTGGTGGCAGCCCGGGAGGGAGCGAGGCCGAGCATCTTCTGGATGTTCTGCAAGAACAACAAAGAGCACCACGGCAGGTCAGAGTGTGGCAAGCGTGAAAAATGCCAAtcgcttgtttttaaaatttccaaaagtttaatagtaataaaatggttatgaaaacagcaatataattagagtcataataatttggacaattaggattaggacaatatgagataatagaaacaaagagttatggacatccgggtacctttttctgggcaaaataagcccaaaaaaggagccacgttaacagaggattaacccttaaaagcaacagcctgttgcatattcatacacctcatacacgatgcataaattccattcaaacacaggattctgtatgggcagtgtcagcttcctCTCagtcttcagggctgagcaaggtgggaagaagttcatttcttctgataatggagcaataaattctctttctctgaaagactcaggtgtcctgtggctgctatctcagtgcaagtcctttctttagaaaaaagtatcctacgtaacatagtttctattttaaccttatgttataacctaaaattatatttaacacactacttaagaaaattaagacagcattactttctaacacaacacatataatattcattttaatatttgcaaaaagccaatcataaaatacgcatttttcacagcaagggaaacaaagaggaagaaatccCAACTCTGCTCACAGAAAATctggggttggaaggaacctctcgagaccatccagtccaaccctcccagccaaggcagggtcacctggagcaggtgacacaggaacacaTCCAGATGGATTTGCAATGTCTCTGGAAAAGGAGACTCCAcgccctccctgggcagctgttccatGCTCTGCACCCTcattgaaagatttttttcctcatgctgAGGtggaatttgttttttaattcatggccactgctcctcatcctgttgctgggcaccactgaagtTTTGGCACCATCCTCTTGAAACCCACCTTTGAGATTTTCACATTATAAGATTCCCTCTCAGTCTTCTCTTTGGActaaacaggcccagctcctgtAGTCTCTCATCTTTAGAGATGTTCCAGACCCCAAATCATCTCTGTgctggactctctccagcagcacaagtAAAACCTCCACATTTGTTTTAACAGATTCAGGTTCTCACCCACATAATCTTAATCCATCATATACTGACCCTCTCTCCCTAGGTGCTCAAACAGCTCAGCATGGAGCCAGACAAGAATGGCTGGGCCATTCCTCCTGAGCTCAACAAAAGCCCCTCAACACCAAATCCGTATTTTGGACAATGATTCTTTCCCATTTCCAGCTACACACCCCACAGTCAGCTGTCTTCACACACCCTATTTCCATAAAATCCCACTGCAATTTAACTGCAGTGCAGGCTCCCAGCAGTGCTCATGGGCAGACTCGGCAGCCCTGGGTTTTCCCAAATTCCAGAAAGCGCTGCTGGTGCTGGCCGTGGCAGCTGGAGCCTCCTAATGCAGCTGGAATTTGGGACAGCAGCATGGCAACCAGAGCATGTGCCAAGTGCAAGTCAGGAGCTTAGGCCCAGAATTAACATGAATGCCTGTTAATTGTTCTGCACACAGATCAATGGGGCACTGGAGACATGCAGGACAACAGGACATATGgagcaaaccccaaaacctgacTATTGGGATGACCTCATCTGCATCTGAGCAGGGTGTTTCAGTGGAAAACAACAAACAGGGGAAGAGATAATTAGCAGAGCCAGgcataagcaaaaaaaaaaaaaaaatcacagcaaaatatttaaatgtgaatgttttgcttgatttttgtGAAATGTCTTTTAAATTTCACAACAGTGCAACTACAAAGAGCCCTCAGTTCTTTCAGTTTCATCCTTCACTGTAAGGGAGTCCAGCTCAagatgctgctcctggggaaagAATAAAACAACTGTGTCCTCCTTGTGTCACCACCTGAGTGCTGGCTATGAAGACAACAAAAAGAGGAAGGATTCTCTTCAAACCTGAGTGTCCTCTCCAAAATAACTGTCAGGATAGGTCAGACAGCAAGGGCACAGAGCTCTTGAACTTTTTGTATCATGGAAGGAGAATAAactaaagaagaaaacaaggggaaaaaaggaaaaaaaagggggggggaaatggagtgggaaaaagggaggggaggaacgaaaagggggggaaataaTCAGATAGTTTTCCAATTCCACAGTAGctaaaataagataaaatcaGGATTCATTTCAGCTGGAGATGATGAAAAGGAAGGCTTCAACCCACACACAAGGAACACAAGAAGAGGAATTACATCACGTTTAGCCCATGGCATACATAAACCAGCCCCTGCTTGATGTTCAGCAACTGAATGTGCTTGAGAGCATTACCTCCTTGCCCTGGTTCCCCCCAGTGTCTCCTGGATCGAGGCACGGACACAAAGGAGCAGCCAAGGGGCAGAGCAAGCACAGCAGagggtgctgcagagccagcaggagaggagccGGGCGCTGTCAGCTTCCAGCGGCTCACCCGCGGAGCAGAGATCCAGCAGGGATCCAGGGAAGCGTGcactgcctcctccctgctccttccagcaggGACAAAGTGGAGAACTGCGGTGCTAAAGTTCATTCCAACTGCTTGAAGAGGAAGGGACAGTCTCCCCCTGCTCTGGAAGGCAGAAAACATCACACACCAGCTCCAAAGCGTGTTTTGCTGCACAGCAATCCTGAAATCTACACCTGCAAACACCAAAGATGGGGCAGGGTCCAGCAGAAACCTTGTCACGTCTGCTGCGGGCCACGCTGGACAGGGAAATCTGCAGAGCCTGCTTCCGACACAAGCATGATCatcagaggagcagggagggaagagtAAATATTTAGAGATCCAAATCCCCCATCTGAGCTCTTCTGATCTTCCCTCAAATGACTGAAGgaagcacaggagctgctctgctgtggtcTTCAAACCCAGAAGGGACCTCAGACAAGGCAGCAAGTGGCTCCCTGCCCTAAGACCAGGCTCTGTGGGAAAGCACagtcctggcagcagggatgatTGCTGGCTCCCCTTCCCACATCTGGCgatttttggtgattttttttgcttctcacCAAAACTTATTCCCAAAGCAGCACCCTTTGGACAGGTACTTTGCAGATGCTGCTACTCCTGGGGACCTGCTCCTGCTTTGGTCTTCAAACCCAGAAGGGACCTCAGACAAGGCAGCAAGTGGCTCCCTGCCCTAAGACCAGGCCCTGTGGGAAAGCACagtcctggcagcagggatAACTGCTGGCTCCCCTTCCCACTGGGAATACATTTTGGTGAGAAGCAGCCTAATCTACAGCTCAGATGTGTGTGAAAAGGAAGTGAGGAGCAGCAAacagcccaggaacagcagcacatccctgttCCCAACCAGCACAGGTGAAGGCTGGGAGCTCACaaccaggagcagccacagaggATGTAACCCTGacactgcagctcccacccagcacagcagcagactTTCCCAGCTGAAATCCCAGCAGCTCAAGGACCCTTGGAAGGCCTCTCCCAGCAGCCCTCCTCTCTCCAAACAGGAAGGCAGGAGGAACTGGGGGACAGGATTTACgtgccagggagagctgggaacagCGCAAAGGAAGTTACTCACGGCGAGGTGACTATTTTGGGAGATGCTGGCCAGGTCACAGGCAGCAAAGCTTCCCAGTCAGTGTTTGAAGAGTTTCTCACCCCCACATGAAGAGAGTCCCtgatgctgctcctgcctgtcccacTAATGTCACTTTAATCACCGCCCAGGCAGCCTCCCCTGCATTTCCCACCAGGTTGCTGTTTTTTCACACACAGCCGAGTTCCTGCTCTACCTCTGAGCTCCACAGGAACATCTCTCTTCCCTGTCTTTGATGCTttcacaggcagctccaggatTTAAGGAAAAACTGAGGCACTGTGGCCTCCTTGCTTTGTTCACAACCTTTTCCCTGATTTTTGGTACATCTGCACTCCTCCTCTTGTGTGTCAGCTGCATCAAGCCAGACACCAACTCCCACACCACTTGTCCTCCCCTGAGCCAGCACCAGTTTCAAAGCCAACCTGGCAAGATTTCCCCTTCTGCACACAGGGAAATACAAAGGCTCACAAAGCCTTCACCACCAAGGTCACTGAGAGCACCAAGTGCAAGTCTCTGGCACCATTTTAAGCCCTTAATTACTTTCTTGccctctcccccagcctgtcacagctctgctcttcccaatGCTGTTATCACCTAGGTGCTTTCAAGTGGCAATAAAGCCAAGAGCAGGATGCCAGCAGCAATCACAGCTTCAGTTCTGAGCTCTTGTGCAAactgaggtgtccctgcccttccctggagcagcaaggaggaaggagctgagctgcctgACAGCTGGAGGAGTGCAGGAATTGTTAACCATGATCACGTAGATAATGCAGCACTGGGAAGATTGCAGTCTCACACCCTTCTCCAGAGCAATAAACTCTCCTCCTCCACAGGGACATCTCAAGCACAAGGGCAATTTTTTTCCAGGAGTTTATGGAAAGCACAACCCACTGCAAAGAGCTTGGCATTTCTGCCCCTCAGTTCATGGTGCTCACAAATTTCACCATATAGAACATCAGGAAATACCCAGCATTAGAATTAACCACAGGAATTGTGGACAAAACAAATGAGGGATTTTTTAGCAAAAGAATTCCCCAGTCAACCCAAATCATAATCTGCAACACTGAAAAGAAAGGACTTTCCATGTAACAGGtaacacagagcagcaccagccaagATTGCCTGAAGGAACAGCATCAGaccagaattccagaattctGGAAGGTGATCCTCAGAGCTTTCAAAGCAGCAAACCCTTCTCTACCACTGGGAAGTGAAAGTTTGTCTTGCAGCAAAGACAGTGAGGAAGGCCCTGCCTGGCCTCTGGTGAAGCTGGGCCTGCTTGGGGTGAGGGGTGAACCCCCAGATGTTCCTTTCAGCAGAAATGATTCTACAATTCATTATCTGCTTTTGGACAGGGATCTGGGATCCATTCCAGCACAAACACCCAGTACAAAGGGCTATGGGGAATTCCACCCACCAGCATGCACTTTGTGACTAAAGGAACTAAAGTTatggagctgctccatcaagctcagcccagctcctggcattACACACCACCTCCCTTTGCTCATCTAAGTCTAAATCCCTTAGTCTAAGTTTCCTTGGCACCCTGAGGAAAAGCAACAAGGGGGTtaaggagaaaagcagcaagaatTCAGGAAGTGAatcaaagaaaagggaaatatgAATACAGAAGGGAAGGTGATTTGCAGCTACTTGCACCAGCAATCCAGAGTACATTAACCTATCCCCAGCACCCTGTGGggaaagtgaaaaacaaaacagacttCCTGTGGCACTGAGAAGGTCCTCCTGTCCTCCCCAGCCATTCTGCCACTTGAGCTGCCAGTGAACCCTCCTGAACAGGTCCCTTATCCTCATCCTCTTCCAAAAGGTGGGACTATGGAGCTTTGCTGGAGAGCTCTGTGGAGCCTGCTCTTGGCTATCATACCAGACCCCTCTCTGTGCCACGTCCCTAATGCTGGAGAGACCTGACACCAAAGGTACAGTtcttaaaattctgaaaaaaatcaggcaGCCAGCAAAAATAGGAAGGACAAGCCCAAGAGAGCAGCTTTAACTCTTTCCTCACTTTTCTAGCAACTTTATGGACTGCTGAAACTTTTACAGAGCTGCAAGCCCCCTAGAAAGTTCCCCCTAAAGATGCTGCTGTTTGTAAAGATGCACATATTGCTGTAAAAGTTGTAATTACTAAGGAGCAGGACTTAGATCAGCTTCTGATGGACACAATCTCTTGGTATGGCAACCCACAAAGTTATCACACAGCTCAGGAATCCATTTCTGCCAACTCTGTCCTAGAGCCCTGGTGCAAGTCTCCAGCAAATCTTCCAGGCCCATCCAGGACAGCAATTTTAACGATCCCAACCTAGAACTGCTTGGAATAGGAGGCACAGGAACGAAGACAAACACAGAAACCACACACAGATCCAAGATTACACATGCACAACTCCTCTTCCTGGATGGGGAaaagccttccctgctccagggaaagTGTACTCACCTGTCTGATTGACATGGTGCAGAGAATGTAGAGGAAGATGAAGGAGCAGTCGGTGTAATCCTCACCCAGGAGGTTGCGGTGGGAGAGACCTTGGATGTACGACAGGGGGATAAATGGAAGCTTTGCCACCACTCGGCCATCAAATCTGGAAAAGAGAGCACTGGATCACCACTGGAGACAGCAAAGAGCTTTGGGATATGAGAAGAACAAGTGAGCACCTTCAACAGGCCaccagagcagggaaggcaaCAGGGAAGGCTGAAAGGCTTTGCTGCcttctccagcccctctccacaCACTGCACCAAggagtgtcgcagacatcttttatgaaaaatcctttctttcagatttttcctcctgagaagctgagaagcctcaagaacaaaatgtgaacattgattatctgctgctgtagaatgcaacaaGTAAatttttgattggcccatgttggatgtttctaattaatggccaatgtttctaattaatgtcccagctggctcagacagagagccgagccacaaacctttgttatcatccttgcctattctattcttagctagccttctgatgaaaacctttcttctattcttttagtatagttttaatgtaatatataccataaaataataaatcaagccttctgaaacatggagtcagatcctggtctcttccctcaacccgagacccctgtgaacactgtcaca
This DNA window, taken from Melospiza georgiana isolate bMelGeo1 chromosome 9, bMelGeo1.pri, whole genome shotgun sequence, encodes the following:
- the ALDH9A1 gene encoding 4-trimethylaminobutyraldehyde dehydrogenase — translated: MLAHSRLPSLLLQLPRLRSVAPGLAAMSSATGTLTVQQPLNYRAGARVQPADGGQLEEVFEPATGRVLCKLPCSGEKEVDLAVQSAKAAFKIWSQMSGMERCRVMLEAARIIREQREEIATMETINNGKSIFEARVDIDISWQCLEYYAGLAGSLAGEHIQLPGGSFGYTRREPLGVCVGIGAWNYPFQIACWKSGPALACGNAMVFKPSPFTPISVVRLAEIFTEAGVPKGLFNVVQGGAATGQLLCQHPDVAKISFTGSVPTGMKIMEMAAKGIKPVTLELGGKSPLIIFSDADLENAVKGALMANFLTQGEVCCNGTRVFVERKILDTFTKEVVKRTQKIKIGDPLLEDTRMGALINRPHLNRVQGFIKQAKEQGAEVLCGGDLYVPDDPKLKNGYYMRPCVLGNCKDDMTCVKEEIFGPVMAILPFDTEEEVLERANATKFGLAGGVFTRDIQKAHRVVAALKAGMCFINNYNVSPVELPFGGYKSSGFGRENGRAAIEYYSQLKTVCVEMGDVESVF